A stretch of Pomacea canaliculata isolate SZHN2017 linkage group LG6, ASM307304v1, whole genome shotgun sequence DNA encodes these proteins:
- the LOC112566212 gene encoding ATP synthase subunit O, mitochondrial-like, whose amino-acid sequence MPDTGLSEKQFEILIGTRSCFRCPCKIMASFRFSQVVRQFGTSAVQNGKLVTPPIQVFGIEGRYATALYSAASKEKKLDVVEKESKSLQELLRSDKKFREFVTNPSLQRVQKKAVLETVMKPKYSPLMINLLAAMADNGRIAKIGGVLTAFGRIMSAHRGEVICNVTTAKPLDTSSLGELKKALQGFLKKGETLHLTMEVDPSLIGGMQVSIGDRYIDMSMASKIKNYTNLLSKQYKCDFYLLGTIGCRTYV is encoded by the exons ATGCCGGACACTG GTCTTAGCGAAAAGcagtttgaaattttaattGGCACGCGTTCATGCTTCCGGTGTCCTTGCAAGATCATGGCGAGCTTCAGGTTTAGCCAAGTG GTTCGCCAGTTTGGAACTTCAGCTGTCCAGAATGGAAAGCTGGTGACT ccaCCTATTCAAGTTTTTGGCATAGAAGGCCGGTATGCCACTGCTTTATACTCTGCagcttcaaaagaaaagaagctaGATGTAGTTGAGAAAGAGTCAAAATCCTTGCAG GAACTATTGAGGAGTGATAAGAAATTTAGGGAATTTGTTACCAATCCATCACTTCAGCGTGTGCAGAAGAAAG cTGTTCTTGAAACAGTGATGAAGCCCAAGTATTCCCCACTTATGATAAACCTTCTTG CTGCCATGGCTGATAACGGCCGAATTGCCAAGATTGGAGGGGTTTTGACAGCCTTTGGTCGGATAATGAGTGCACATAGAGGAGAAGTTATATGCAATGTCACCACAGCAAAG CCTCTTGATACTTCTTCTCTTGGAGAGTTGAAGAAAGCCCTGCAAGGTTTTCTTAAGAAAGGCGAGACTCTTCACCTTACAATGGAG GTTGATCCATCACTCATTGGTGGCATGCAGGTTTCCATTGGTGACAGATACATAGATATGTCCATGGCAAGCAAGATCAAGAACTACACTAACCTTCTAAGCAAGCAGTATAAATGTGACTTCTACTTGCTTGGCACCATTGGCTGTAGAACATATGTATAA
- the LOC112566213 gene encoding uncharacterized protein LOC112566213: MNMTCLRSNSGREREYDEVFAQILDAVSGKHEIAHLPRVNPLPMEKDRVTPFIAFKKSCKPVDPDHGEGAHTVIDICTNRTITFARVYLMLNSEKHVDVLTEPSVMCHCTLQADSSITLYALDVRLQNSSNNQCGASSLEFKSEEKSVELKCQDRPLFGLETLFEGKEINLTLHTDYAPKMVWIDGKADSGKSTLNTIMVSCRTELEVKKIDEKPGENNNEENASVSMRENLLHPHFCLHGINTRKR; this comes from the exons ATGAACATGACATGCTTGCGAAGCAATTCTGGGAGAGAAAGGGAATATGATGAAGTGTTTGCACAGATTCTGGATGCTGTCAGTGGAAAACATGAAATTGCACATCTGCCTAGAGTGAATCCTCTTCCTATGGAAAAAGATCGTGTGACACCTTTCATTGCATTCAAAAAATCCTGCAAACCAG TTGATCCAGATCATGGTGAAGGAGCTCATACTGTCATAGACATTTGCACAAACCGAACCATAACCTTCGCACGTGTGTATCTGATGCTAAATAGTGAGAAACATGTGGATGTCCTGACAGAACCCTCTGTTATGTGTCACTGCACACTGCAAGCAGATTCTAGTATCACACTCTATGCCCTTGATGTGCGACTAcagaacagcagcaacaaccaGTGTGGTGCTTCCTCTCTTGAG ttcAAATCTGAAGAGAAGTCTGTAGAACTAAAGTGCCAAGACAGACCCTTGTTTGGACTGGAAACACTGTTTGAGGGCAAAGAGATCAATTTGACTCTGCATACAGATTATGCTCCCAAGATGGTGTGGATAGACGGAAAGGCAG ACAGCGGAAAATCGACACTGAACACAATCATGGTCTCTTGTAGAACTGAGctagaagtaaagaaaattgaTGAAAAGCCAGGTGAAAACAACAATGAAG aaaatgcgTCGGTAAGTATGAGAGAAAATCTACTCCATCCCCACTTTTGTTTGCATGGTATTAATACACGTAAAAGGTAA
- the LOC112566211 gene encoding aquaporin-7-like gives MGEQGGQGRRFATSTSNRGRYKPVGGPVSSQRVAATSPVTMLTLRHRPHVRNFIAEFIGTFVLVAYGTGSGAQYILSNGTSATALSSVCTWGIGVAMGIYVSGGVSGGQLNPAVSVAYGVVGRLPWRKVPVYVAGQYLGSFCACCLVYLVYFEAMENFDGGSRQVLGPNGTAAIWATYPQPFASVWTGLGDQVFSTGLLLLCMMAMSDPRNMMPNKGLYPIANGLLVIGLGLSFRLNCGNAMNPARDLAPRLFSAIAGWGLGPLSLRNYNWFWVNILGPHVGAVVGALAYQGCVGLHWPQGFDNDEKLVAGSSDPQPLSDFVKDDEAPVITDDGQWQHGSQPRI, from the exons ATGGGAGAGCAGGGTGGCCAGGGCCGGCGTTTCGCCACTTCCACTTCAAACCGCGGCAGATACAAACCAGTCGGGGGTCCAGTCTCCTCCCAGCGTGTGGCTGCCACTTCACCGGTCACCATGCTGACCCTCAGACACAGGCCGCACGTGAGGAACTTCATCGCTGAGTTCATCGGCACTTTCGTTCTCGTG gcCTATGGTACAGGCTCTGGAGCCCAGTACATCCTCAGCAATGGCACCAGCGCCACGGCCTTGTCCTCAGTCTGCACGTGGGGGATCGGCGTTGCCATGGGGATCTATGTATCTGGCGGTGTGTCAG GAGGCCAGCTGAACCCTGCGGTGTCCGTCGCCTACGGCGTAGTCGGCCGCCTGCCGTGGCGCAAGGTGCCGGTGTACGTGGCTGGCCAGTATCTGGGCAGCTTCTGCGCCTGCTGCCTGGTCTACCTGGTCTACTTCG AGGCCATGGAGAACTTCGACGGTGGAAGCCGACAGGTGTTGGGCCCTAATGGCACGGCCGCGATCTGGGCCACATACCCTCAGCCCTTCGCCAGCGTCTGGACAGGATTAGGTGACCAG GTTTTCAGCACgggactgctgctgctgtgcatGATGGCCATGTCGGATCCGCGCAACATGATGCCCAACAAGGGTCTGTATCCCATCGCTAACGGTCTGCTGGTCATCGGCCTCGGCCTCTCTTTCCGTCTCAACTGCGGCAACGCCATGAACCCCGCCCGCGACCTCGCCCCTCGCCTCTTCAGCGCTATCGCCGGCTGGGGCCTGGGGCCCCTCAG TCTTCGCAACTACAACTGGTTCTGGGTCAACATACTGGGCCCTCATGTCGGCGCAGTGGTAGGGGCGCTGGCGTACCAGGGCTGTGTAGGACTGCACTGGCCCCAGGGGTTCGATAATGACGAGAAGCTGGTGGCAGGCAGCAGCGACCCACAGCCGCTCAGCGACTTCGTGAAGGACGATGAAGCCCCAGTCATCACCGATGATGGCCAATGGCAACATGGCAGCCAAccaagaatataa
- the LOC112566214 gene encoding 28S ribosomal protein S6, mitochondrial-like yields MPPYEMSLILKTLQRPELVQALKRTCEAVLTRGGVIRKMENLGHRTLPYRMTAHGKKHADGNYFLVQLDAPTNILPDVKDELQRDLDVIRHTCVRSDYTFPRPCLTGPCTFGELPNPDHERRVWKMKVQKKLHLTKHDERKARNKSS; encoded by the exons ATGCCGCCTTACGAGATGTCCTTGATTCTTAAAACTTTGCAAAGG CCTGAGCTGGTACAGGCACTAAAAAGAACCTGTGAAGCAGTCCTTACAAGAGGAGGTGTGATTCGAAAAATGGAGAACTTAGGCCATAGGACCCTGCCTTACAGAATGACTGCACATGGTAAAAAACATGCAGATGGCAA TTACTTCTTGGTGCAGCTTGATGCTCCAACTAACATTCTGCCTGATGTAAAAGATGAACTGCAACGTGATCTTGACGTAATACGTCACACCTGTGTCCGATCAGATTACACTTTCCCTCGTCCTTGTCTGACAGGACCTTGCACGTTTGGTGAGCTTCCTAATCCAGATCATGAGCGTCGTGTCTGGAAAATGAAGGTGCAGAAAAAACTTCATCTTACCAAACATGATGAGAGAAAGGCTCGAAATAAATCTTCCTAG